The following proteins come from a genomic window of Pyxidicoccus sp. MSG2:
- a CDS encoding DUF1990 family protein produces the protein MIEWRWLSGWTEEELVPRLDEARRQGRNYAAGAGEMTLEAGWSQVHSVGLLGHELPGPPHPDGIFERARKVLETFDFSDPRIVRWHFSADEPMRGRTVLLELKSLGQKLRYLCAVRVGGTRLEHDEKSSVYGFSFETLDGHIEAGREWFLLKKDHQTGEVRFHIEAAWRPGEFPNWWSRLGFTMVGRRYQRAWHRLTHVRLRELTRRRPDLVGQPASSGQMEHSGHELELGPVQFFAQFAPGRQKTQTDEEVEAVHRGQWLTPLGLGVLAGMRSMSAPTLVSRRLSQAPGPRTDPLAQALSKPWVPKVLGVLALGELVADKLPKTPARVTFLPMAGRIITGVLAGASSVSGQKRSVMALAGVLGGVAAVASTWAFYSLRKVATTRFKVPNVAAAFTEDALLAALASRLMPVVETRAE, from the coding sequence ATGATTGAGTGGCGGTGGCTCTCCGGTTGGACCGAAGAGGAGCTGGTGCCCCGGCTGGACGAGGCCCGCAGGCAGGGCCGCAACTACGCTGCGGGCGCGGGGGAGATGACGCTGGAGGCGGGCTGGAGCCAGGTGCACTCCGTGGGCCTGCTGGGCCACGAGCTGCCCGGGCCGCCCCACCCCGACGGCATCTTCGAGCGCGCGCGGAAGGTGCTCGAGACCTTCGACTTCTCCGACCCGCGCATCGTCCGCTGGCACTTCTCCGCCGACGAGCCGATGCGGGGCCGCACCGTGCTGCTGGAGCTGAAGTCGCTGGGACAGAAGCTGCGCTACCTGTGCGCGGTGCGCGTGGGCGGCACGCGCCTGGAGCACGACGAGAAGAGCAGCGTCTACGGCTTCAGCTTCGAGACGCTGGACGGCCACATCGAGGCGGGACGCGAGTGGTTCCTCCTGAAGAAGGACCACCAGACGGGCGAGGTGCGCTTCCACATCGAGGCGGCCTGGCGCCCGGGTGAGTTCCCCAACTGGTGGAGCCGCTTGGGCTTCACGATGGTGGGGCGGCGCTACCAGCGCGCATGGCACCGGCTGACGCACGTGCGCCTGCGCGAGCTGACGCGGCGGCGCCCGGACCTGGTGGGGCAGCCGGCGAGCTCGGGGCAGATGGAGCACTCCGGCCACGAGCTGGAGCTGGGGCCCGTGCAGTTCTTCGCGCAATTCGCGCCCGGGCGGCAGAAGACGCAGACCGACGAGGAGGTGGAAGCCGTGCATCGAGGACAATGGTTGACTCCCCTGGGGTTGGGTGTGCTGGCGGGGATGCGGAGCATGAGCGCTCCCACGCTGGTGAGCCGGCGGCTGTCGCAGGCGCCGGGGCCGAGGACGGACCCGCTGGCGCAGGCGCTGTCGAAGCCGTGGGTGCCGAAGGTGCTGGGCGTGCTCGCGCTGGGCGAGCTGGTGGCGGACAAGCTGCCGAAGACGCCGGCGCGCGTGACGTTCCTGCCCATGGCGGGCCGTATCATCACCGGGGTGCTGGCCGGGGCCTCGTCCGTGTCGGGCCAGAAGCGGAGCGTGATGGCGCTGGCGGGAGTGCTGGGCGGCGTGGCTGCGGTGGCGTCGACCTGGGCGTTCTATTCGCTGCGCAAGGTGGCCACGACGCGCTTCAAGGTGCCCAACGTGGCGGCGGCGTTCACCGAGGATGCGCTGCTGGCGGCGCTCGCCTCGCGGCTGATGCCGGTGGTGGAGACGCGCGCGGAGTGA
- a CDS encoding type 2 lanthipeptide synthetase LanM family protein has protein sequence MSPPPAGWPSLSTWSHALSLTERARARQRLPPASAPPPEARERADRLAARWHGQRPFEDPALWHARLAADGLDEPGWRELLVAREDWLSAQEAPPSWLELLQRAHAEAGAEAPAPPGLLAPVAPLMRWGLHQLRDGLRRLAPADAPPRFVPESVEASLLRLLERRLKSRLARTLALELHIAGLEGRLTGNTPEERFASFAASLGTSAAALELLGRYPVLARQLTVCVGDWVTFSLEVLGNLRRDWTALCERFLREEAPGPLLEVEGTAGDSHGGGRCVLMLRFQGGLRLVYKPRSLALEAGFHDLVRWLGPDLEPSLRPLVVLDRGDHGWVEFVRDAPCDSPAGLERFYLRQGLLLGLFHFLSATDFHYENLIAAGEQPVPVDLETLFHPAVPRARAPPPGDDGIEESVLRLGLLPQRILPLGGSAGIDISGLGATAGQKTPMDVLQLVDAGTERMRFVASPHHLGTPRSRPTLRGAPVELADHVDAITRGFTRIWRLLQQRRDALLAAEGPLAALADAEVRLVARPTRVYANLLSESAHPHHLQDAMERECLFDRLWLGAADAPFLQALMGPEKEDLERADIPRFSTRVGSRTVWDSQGRPLPVSLGESGLERVRRRLERADDADLERQLHLIRQAVQLDALARRPTPRTRSSGVPGAAPASRDALLAASSAVAERLAALCFRGPRRARWLVPRRLEGRHWTLAEAGADLYFGLPGIALFLGQLGAVGGEPRHRALAEAATVALRDQLRATSGRRTSGALDKVGAFDGWGGVLYACTHLADLWREPELWTLAESVLERLPEAIDADGHHDLVSGNAGCLLGLLRLAEQRPTSQALSLARRCGERLLAAARPAGEGLGWLPLRGASRPLMGLSHGAAGIAWALLELGAATGEPRCFEAVRGALAYERGGFSREQGNWPDLRDGAPEDEAAEGGAAGGGHFLTAWCHGAPGIGLSRLVMRKHLKDEALERELDEAVATTLRAGFGLNHSLCHGDLGNLDFLLDAARARGDEALKARVYLQAAGVLDDIQRQGWLYGTPGGTQPPGLMVGLAGIGHGLLRLASPEDVPSVLSLGAPGRAGLRR, from the coding sequence ATGAGCCCACCTCCCGCTGGCTGGCCGAGCCTGTCCACCTGGAGCCATGCGCTCTCACTCACGGAGCGCGCCCGCGCGCGGCAGCGCCTGCCGCCGGCCTCCGCGCCACCTCCCGAGGCGCGGGAGCGGGCCGACCGTCTCGCGGCGCGCTGGCACGGGCAGCGGCCCTTCGAAGACCCCGCGCTCTGGCACGCGCGACTCGCCGCGGACGGGCTCGACGAGCCGGGCTGGCGGGAGCTCCTCGTGGCCCGGGAGGACTGGCTTTCCGCGCAGGAGGCGCCACCGTCCTGGCTGGAGCTGCTGCAACGCGCCCATGCGGAAGCCGGGGCCGAGGCCCCCGCTCCGCCCGGGCTGCTGGCCCCCGTGGCGCCGCTGATGCGCTGGGGCCTCCATCAGCTCAGGGATGGGCTGCGGCGGCTCGCGCCCGCCGACGCTCCGCCGCGCTTCGTACCGGAGTCGGTGGAGGCCTCCCTGCTCCGCCTGCTCGAACGTCGCTTGAAGAGCCGGCTGGCCCGCACCCTCGCGCTCGAGCTGCACATCGCCGGACTCGAGGGCCGGCTCACCGGAAACACGCCCGAGGAGCGCTTCGCCAGCTTCGCCGCCAGTCTCGGCACGTCCGCGGCGGCGCTCGAGCTGCTCGGTCGCTACCCCGTCCTCGCGCGGCAGCTCACCGTCTGTGTCGGGGACTGGGTGACCTTCAGCCTCGAGGTGCTGGGGAACCTGCGGCGCGACTGGACCGCGCTGTGCGAGCGCTTCCTGCGGGAGGAGGCTCCAGGCCCGCTGCTCGAAGTCGAGGGCACCGCGGGAGACTCCCATGGAGGTGGCCGCTGCGTGCTCATGCTGCGCTTCCAGGGAGGCTTGCGGCTCGTCTACAAGCCGCGCTCGCTGGCGCTCGAGGCGGGCTTCCACGACCTGGTGCGCTGGCTCGGTCCGGACCTGGAGCCCTCGCTCCGGCCCCTCGTCGTGCTGGACCGCGGAGACCACGGCTGGGTGGAATTCGTACGGGACGCGCCCTGCGACTCCCCCGCCGGGCTGGAACGCTTCTACCTGCGCCAGGGCCTGCTGCTGGGACTCTTCCACTTCCTGTCGGCCACGGACTTCCACTACGAGAACCTCATCGCGGCCGGTGAGCAGCCGGTCCCCGTCGACCTGGAGACGCTGTTCCATCCGGCCGTGCCACGCGCTCGCGCGCCCCCTCCCGGCGATGACGGTATCGAGGAGAGCGTGCTGCGACTGGGACTGCTGCCCCAGCGCATCCTTCCCCTGGGTGGGAGCGCCGGAATCGACATCAGCGGGCTCGGCGCGACCGCGGGCCAGAAGACGCCCATGGACGTGCTCCAGCTCGTCGACGCGGGCACCGAGCGGATGCGCTTCGTCGCCTCGCCCCACCACCTGGGCACGCCGCGCAGCCGGCCCACGCTGCGGGGCGCACCCGTGGAGCTGGCCGACCATGTCGACGCCATCACCCGGGGCTTCACCCGCATCTGGCGCCTCCTCCAGCAGCGGCGGGACGCCCTGCTCGCGGCGGAGGGCCCGCTGGCCGCGCTGGCGGACGCCGAGGTCCGCCTGGTGGCGCGGCCCACGCGCGTCTACGCCAACCTCCTCTCGGAGAGCGCGCACCCGCACCACCTGCAGGATGCGATGGAGCGCGAGTGTCTCTTCGACAGGCTGTGGCTGGGAGCCGCCGACGCCCCCTTCCTCCAGGCGCTGATGGGTCCAGAGAAGGAGGACCTGGAGCGCGCCGACATCCCGCGCTTCTCCACCCGCGTGGGCTCGCGCACCGTCTGGGACAGCCAGGGCCGCCCGCTACCGGTGTCCCTCGGGGAGAGCGGCCTGGAGCGCGTGCGCCGCCGGCTGGAGCGCGCGGACGACGCCGACCTGGAGCGGCAGCTCCACCTCATCCGCCAGGCCGTCCAGTTGGATGCACTGGCGCGGCGGCCCACGCCACGAACGCGCTCGAGCGGAGTGCCCGGCGCGGCGCCCGCCAGCCGGGACGCGCTCCTGGCCGCCAGCTCGGCCGTGGCGGAGCGGCTCGCGGCGCTGTGTTTCCGGGGGCCCAGGCGGGCGCGCTGGCTCGTGCCGCGCCGTCTGGAGGGACGCCACTGGACGCTCGCGGAGGCCGGGGCGGACCTCTACTTCGGACTGCCGGGCATCGCCCTGTTCCTCGGCCAGCTCGGCGCGGTGGGTGGAGAGCCACGGCATCGCGCGCTCGCCGAGGCCGCCACCGTCGCCTTGCGCGACCAGCTCCGCGCCACATCGGGGCGACGGACGTCCGGCGCCCTGGACAAGGTGGGCGCCTTCGACGGCTGGGGTGGCGTCCTCTACGCCTGCACGCACCTGGCGGACCTGTGGCGCGAGCCGGAGCTCTGGACGCTGGCGGAGTCCGTGCTCGAGCGGCTGCCCGAGGCCATCGACGCGGATGGGCACCATGACCTCGTCAGCGGCAACGCGGGCTGTCTGCTCGGCCTGCTGCGGCTCGCGGAGCAGCGCCCCACGTCCCAGGCCCTGTCCCTGGCGCGCAGGTGCGGCGAGCGGCTCCTCGCGGCGGCGCGGCCGGCGGGCGAGGGGCTCGGCTGGCTTCCACTCCGAGGCGCCTCACGCCCGCTCATGGGGCTGTCGCACGGCGCGGCGGGCATCGCCTGGGCACTGCTCGAGCTGGGCGCCGCCACGGGCGAGCCCCGCTGCTTCGAAGCCGTCAGGGGCGCACTGGCCTATGAGCGCGGAGGCTTCTCCCGTGAGCAGGGCAACTGGCCCGACCTGCGCGACGGCGCGCCCGAGGACGAGGCCGCCGAAGGAGGAGCGGCGGGCGGCGGGCATTTCCTCACGGCCTGGTGTCATGGCGCGCCCGGCATCGGCCTGTCGCGGTTGGTCATGCGCAAGCACCTGAAGGACGAGGCCCTGGAGCGCGAGCTCGACGAGGCCGTGGCCACCACGCTTCGCGCCGGCTTCGGCCTCAACCACAGCCTGTGTCATGGCGATTTGGGCAACCTCGATTTCCTCCTGGACGCCGCGCGGGCGCGAGGTGATGAAGCGCTCAAAGCGCGGGTGTATCTCCAGGCGGCGGGAGTGCTCGACGACATCCAACGGCAGGGGTGGCTGTACGGCACGCCCGGGGGAACACAACCCCCGGGGTTGATGGTGGGCCTCGCGGGCATCGGTCATGGGCTGCTGCGGCTGGCGTCGCCGGAGGACGTGCCTTCGGTGCTGAGCCTGGGAGCTCCGGGCAGGGCCGGTTTACGCCGTTGA
- a CDS encoding mersacidin/lichenicidin family type 2 lantibiotic, with the protein MKELSREDIVRAWRDPDVYRSLDETQRAALPAHPSGLVELSDAVLDAVHGGYKDSEGTHYSFCDPTADWCDDCKGDVNAAAS; encoded by the coding sequence ATGAAGGAACTCTCCAGGGAAGACATCGTTCGCGCGTGGCGTGACCCGGACGTCTACCGCTCGCTCGACGAGACGCAGCGCGCCGCGCTCCCCGCGCATCCCTCGGGCCTGGTCGAGCTCTCGGATGCCGTGCTCGACGCCGTCCACGGCGGCTACAAGGACTCCGAGGGCACCCACTACTCGTTCTGTGACCCCACGGCCGACTGGTGCGACGACTGCAAGGGTGACGTCAACGCCGCCGCTTCGTGA
- the dnaN gene encoding DNA polymerase III subunit beta produces the protein MEFRIAADELKKALYRAQGIVERKTTMPILANVLVTANKGGITVTAFDLDIGIVSEHPAEVIKTGAVTLSAKYVFDIVQNLPDAQVTLKKLANNYVDISSGSAHFKIVGMAAEEYPKLPKEENAPLVQVGGNTLLEMIKKTQFAISSDETRYILNGVFFEPQEDGKVRMVATDGHRLSLIEREVPGDFKLKSGVIIPRKGLMELKRLLDEAPDAECHLGFAENSALFKKPGLTMVMRLIDGQFPEYQRVIPKQGEKVVLVPKTRFLEGLKRIALLSADKSNAVRIGLEDNKLVITASNPDLGEAKDVLELAYRGNDITIGFNARYLMDVLTVTETDEVSFELGDEHSPGVLHAPGDRSFTAVVMPMRV, from the coding sequence ATGGAATTCCGCATCGCCGCCGACGAGCTGAAGAAGGCCCTCTACCGCGCGCAGGGAATCGTCGAGCGCAAGACGACGATGCCCATCCTCGCCAACGTGCTCGTCACCGCGAACAAGGGCGGCATCACCGTCACCGCGTTCGACCTGGACATCGGAATCGTCTCCGAGCACCCCGCCGAGGTCATCAAGACGGGCGCCGTCACCCTCAGCGCCAAGTACGTCTTCGACATCGTCCAGAACCTCCCGGACGCCCAGGTCACCCTCAAGAAGCTGGCCAACAACTACGTCGACATCTCCAGTGGCTCGGCCCACTTCAAGATTGTCGGCATGGCCGCCGAGGAGTACCCCAAGCTGCCCAAGGAGGAGAACGCGCCCCTGGTGCAGGTGGGCGGCAACACCCTCCTGGAGATGATCAAGAAGACCCAGTTCGCCATCTCCAGCGACGAGACGCGCTACATCCTCAACGGCGTCTTCTTCGAGCCCCAGGAGGACGGCAAGGTCCGCATGGTGGCCACCGACGGCCACCGCCTGTCGCTCATCGAGCGCGAGGTGCCAGGCGACTTCAAGCTCAAGAGCGGCGTCATCATCCCCCGCAAGGGCCTGATGGAGCTCAAGCGCCTGCTCGACGAGGCCCCCGACGCCGAGTGCCACCTGGGCTTCGCGGAGAACTCCGCCCTGTTCAAGAAGCCCGGCCTCACCATGGTGATGCGCCTCATCGACGGCCAGTTCCCCGAGTACCAGCGCGTCATCCCCAAGCAGGGCGAGAAGGTCGTCCTCGTGCCGAAGACGCGCTTCCTCGAAGGGCTCAAGCGCATCGCCCTGCTGTCGGCGGACAAGAGCAACGCGGTTCGCATCGGCCTGGAGGACAACAAGCTCGTCATCACCGCGAGCAACCCGGACCTGGGCGAGGCCAAGGACGTGCTGGAGTTGGCCTACCGGGGCAACGACATCACCATCGGCTTCAACGCGCGCTACCTCATGGACGTGCTCACCGTCACCGAGACGGATGAGGTCTCCTTCGAGCTGGGCGACGAGCACAGCCCGGGCGTCCTCCACGCCCCCGGCGACCGCAGCTTCACCGCCGTCGTCATGCCCATGCGCGTCTGA